A single genomic interval of Aureliella helgolandensis harbors:
- a CDS encoding AAA family ATPase, which produces MRAASIVIAVNTAHSEALRIRLTASGVVVSEVFDYTHAFTHLKSNAVNSDILFYHGENDVAKDTLAVSKLCEISTLPIVVVGQMSDPRYVVDLVRAGAFDCIDSSDRFEQEIEACIVRLKRDMPEKQSGKVISVISPAGGCGASTVAVNLGVALSSSPYKSCLLELDPFMGTASLLLDLEPQHLIQDVYDHSDHMDEEMLEKVFAHHKSGLKLLSSRSNERRQFKLDLKTSAKLLWWTAQSNSHVLVDCPPPHHSEYINILRFSDMIIIVLRLEFPCLVQCRSLMIQLQKAGIAEDRILLVANRCNRKVDLEAQQVKQALGRNVDFSLPDDSIASLACNIGNPIVSEFIGSKLGQSLSKLAKQIT; this is translated from the coding sequence ATGCGTGCAGCATCGATTGTCATTGCGGTAAACACCGCGCATTCAGAAGCTTTAAGAATCCGACTCACCGCCTCCGGTGTCGTCGTTTCAGAGGTTTTCGACTACACCCATGCATTCACGCACCTGAAGTCCAATGCGGTCAATAGTGACATCCTCTTCTATCACGGAGAGAACGATGTCGCCAAAGACACGCTGGCGGTTTCGAAGCTATGTGAAATATCGACCCTGCCCATCGTCGTGGTGGGACAGATGTCCGACCCGCGCTACGTAGTAGATTTGGTGCGTGCTGGTGCATTCGACTGTATAGATTCTTCGGATCGCTTCGAGCAAGAGATTGAAGCATGCATCGTGCGTTTAAAGCGCGACATGCCCGAAAAACAAAGTGGAAAAGTCATCTCAGTCATCTCCCCGGCTGGCGGTTGTGGTGCGAGCACCGTAGCTGTCAATCTGGGGGTTGCGCTCAGCAGTTCACCTTACAAGTCGTGCTTATTGGAACTCGACCCCTTCATGGGGACCGCCTCGCTTCTGCTCGATCTCGAACCGCAACACTTGATCCAAGATGTCTACGACCATTCGGACCACATGGATGAGGAGATGCTTGAAAAAGTGTTTGCCCATCACAAGTCAGGCCTAAAACTGCTGTCCAGTCGCAGCAATGAACGCCGGCAGTTCAAGTTGGATCTTAAGACCAGCGCAAAACTACTGTGGTGGACTGCACAGTCCAATTCGCATGTGCTGGTGGACTGCCCACCACCGCATCACAGCGAATACATCAACATTCTGCGGTTCAGCGACATGATCATCATTGTCCTGCGGTTGGAATTCCCGTGTCTTGTACAGTGCCGCAGCTTGATGATTCAACTTCAAAAGGCGGGGATAGCCGAGGACCGCATCTTACTGGTGGCCAACCGATGCAATCGCAAGGTGGATTTGGAGGCTCAACAGGTCAAACAAGCCCTAGGACGCAATGTCGATTTCTCGCTTCCGGATGATTCCATCGCATCCCTGGCCTGCAATATCGGCAATCCAATCGTGAGCGAATTCATCGGGTCCAAACTGGGCCAATCCTTATCGAAACTCGCCAAACAGATCACTTAG
- a CDS encoding lactonase family protein, with amino-acid sequence MALPISAAEIDVWIGTSSHPSSQGIYHCRLNLENGKLSNSQLAAEIKGPGFLAMHPKLPMLYAVGDLQGTPVVAAYRIDRQDGKVSLKLDSSLPIGDGGAAHVSVEPSLGRTLLTAQYGGGSTGVFKLDEHGSLTERTQLLEHTGQSPSGSDRQSASHAHWSGFAPDSRFAFVPDLGLDQVVIYRLDAPEAKLEPHGAGQLPTGAGPRHMKFHPNGRWIYVLNELDLSVSVFDYAAQEGRMSLKQTIPTVEKSELAKEQTSSCAEIRVHPNGKFVYAANRGHDTLTVFQVDSDTGELTVVEREPVRGATPRNFNLAPGAKWLLVGGQDSHTLASFEVQGDTGELTYNRSIINTPAPICVLFGPED; translated from the coding sequence ATGGCACTCCCCATTTCTGCGGCCGAAATTGACGTCTGGATCGGCACCAGTTCGCATCCCTCCAGCCAAGGCATCTATCATTGCCGCCTGAATTTGGAGAATGGAAAACTTAGCAATTCCCAACTTGCTGCCGAGATCAAGGGCCCCGGCTTTCTAGCGATGCATCCCAAGTTACCCATGCTTTATGCGGTGGGAGACTTGCAAGGTACCCCCGTAGTGGCAGCTTATCGCATCGATCGGCAAGATGGTAAAGTGTCTTTGAAGTTGGACAGCTCACTGCCCATCGGGGATGGAGGCGCAGCTCACGTTTCGGTGGAACCAAGTTTGGGGCGGACGCTGTTGACCGCTCAATACGGCGGAGGTTCGACCGGTGTTTTTAAGCTTGACGAACACGGCTCCTTGACCGAACGCACACAGCTCCTTGAGCACACCGGGCAATCTCCGTCGGGTTCCGATCGACAAAGTGCTTCGCATGCGCACTGGTCCGGCTTTGCGCCCGATTCGCGGTTCGCATTCGTTCCCGACCTCGGCCTCGATCAAGTCGTCATTTACCGCCTGGATGCACCCGAGGCCAAGCTGGAGCCTCACGGGGCGGGGCAATTGCCTACCGGAGCGGGTCCAAGGCACATGAAATTCCATCCCAATGGACGCTGGATCTATGTTCTTAACGAGCTTGACCTCAGCGTTTCCGTGTTTGACTATGCGGCCCAGGAGGGAAGAATGAGTCTGAAACAAACCATCCCAACGGTCGAGAAATCGGAATTGGCCAAGGAGCAGACTTCAAGTTGTGCTGAGATTCGAGTTCACCCCAATGGCAAGTTTGTCTATGCCGCCAATCGAGGGCATGACACGTTAACGGTATTCCAAGTCGACTCGGACACTGGTGAGCTGACCGTTGTAGAACGGGAGCCCGTGCGAGGGGCCACGCCAAGGAATTTCAATCTTGCGCCTGGAGCAAAGTGGCTGTTGGTGGGTGGACAAGACTCCCACACATTGGCCAGTTTCGAAGTCCAGGGAGATACTGGAGAATTGACCTACAATCGCTCCATCATCAATACTCCCGCTCCGATCTGTGTTTTGTTTGGCCCTGAAGATTGA
- a CDS encoding serine/threonine protein kinase yields MHLPSVELWQRITDAGLATAIECRQWAAQAAKVLKTAELSDGVRLAKELVEQSRLTAYQVEILFGDTPSALKRGDWIVRMPVDDPMWRNWFVAERSAKGLRSPTTPLTTTRWVRWLDERALLQLQSNGPSLKRLERQSQVRATHLQPIHGAEVDHGQLAIAVDPLTGKSLAVVGQGHRFTVAQSLEIVRQIAAALSALHQGEIVHGRVFPDRVYLAGKQCTLARDPLCEQTAGLAHGQREATLQGLIGTQLGDLRDCHFLAPEFLAPGQTATKSTDVYALGCLWWWLLTGQAVTPGESDSQCMAGHARPLRELPESIELPEPLRRCLRHALAKNPQARFEDATRFCTALDTAQQISVEDAQSAVQVASSGDAAVQTESSQEEVAARANEPINSPRTSPEPAPVSKKPSAPNNPQGKRNSLTSQSSKVSPKSSPKTFVAAAAKPAPLDAGAKSRTRSRKASNKWLIPTVGGALFAIVALLVLKFSGALEPNPDQPLAKRNNSDRSYVPPQNATSTAPPITLAAKGQETGITSYHVVPESEGRLWVPPSDPSKINLELLPPGGQLFLRFRPAEIMESAFQRKLLKAFDKEVSPWLDRLAQFSGRPLESIDAITIACYSPASLGNAPQYALRVDLKAATPLSELSERWGVTTRESIGDQELLLAPTTELAYYVAEQPLVQAASVSHFAVGPASLMREAVELAGTAAPLVSQLEKLWRSTNSSLDVNVLFAPTFLFSDGRTLLESFPARLEQLLRDQLSGDKRAAALQVQWQPQLYVEWQVIGQSDRDAGKISSKLAEEIQTLGSRVETWFVDEAPHPHWRALALRYPQMLQLVSRYTRVSVEDGVAIANLYLPSDASINLLLASWIALQQGATISEGATQVLSSPTVGSPFTVDQYLERPIRIRFDQEPIEVALQLVEEEANSGLPPGASPMRFVLDGDAFELAGITRNQQLRDFQFESISVRAALTEIAKRGNPATPGTDLRHPDQKLIWVATPDATSPGNTMVSLTTRAAAAAASQKIPQEFAAP; encoded by the coding sequence ATGCACTTGCCCAGCGTTGAACTTTGGCAGCGAATCACCGACGCTGGACTGGCGACCGCAATTGAATGCCGCCAATGGGCTGCACAGGCGGCTAAAGTTCTCAAGACGGCCGAGCTCAGTGATGGAGTTCGACTGGCCAAGGAGTTGGTCGAGCAGAGCAGACTAACGGCATATCAGGTTGAAATTCTCTTTGGCGACACACCGAGCGCGCTCAAGCGGGGAGACTGGATCGTTCGCATGCCAGTGGACGATCCGATGTGGCGGAACTGGTTTGTAGCCGAGCGTTCCGCTAAGGGGCTACGCTCCCCTACCACCCCATTGACGACGACCCGCTGGGTACGATGGCTGGACGAGCGGGCACTTCTCCAGCTCCAATCCAACGGGCCGTCCCTGAAACGCTTGGAGCGGCAATCCCAAGTTCGAGCCACGCATTTGCAGCCAATCCATGGGGCAGAGGTCGACCACGGACAATTGGCCATTGCTGTAGATCCGCTGACGGGCAAGTCACTTGCAGTAGTGGGGCAGGGGCACCGCTTCACCGTGGCACAGTCACTGGAGATCGTGCGGCAAATCGCAGCTGCACTCTCCGCTCTACACCAGGGCGAAATCGTCCACGGTCGCGTTTTTCCAGACCGAGTCTACCTGGCCGGCAAACAATGCACGCTGGCACGCGATCCACTCTGCGAACAGACCGCTGGGCTGGCGCATGGCCAGCGAGAGGCCACCCTGCAGGGGCTGATTGGCACGCAGCTCGGCGACTTACGGGACTGCCATTTCCTCGCGCCCGAGTTCCTAGCACCGGGGCAGACCGCAACCAAGTCCACGGACGTCTATGCACTTGGTTGTCTGTGGTGGTGGCTGCTGACGGGCCAAGCTGTCACACCAGGAGAGAGTGATAGCCAGTGTATGGCCGGACACGCTCGCCCACTCCGCGAATTGCCTGAATCCATTGAGCTACCAGAGCCGCTTCGCCGATGCCTGAGGCATGCCCTAGCCAAGAATCCACAAGCTAGGTTTGAGGATGCGACCCGCTTCTGCACCGCGTTAGATACCGCGCAACAAATATCGGTGGAGGACGCGCAAAGCGCTGTGCAGGTAGCAAGCTCCGGGGACGCGGCCGTTCAGACAGAATCCAGCCAAGAGGAAGTTGCAGCTCGTGCGAACGAGCCCATCAATTCGCCGCGAACTTCCCCCGAGCCGGCTCCAGTGTCGAAAAAGCCCTCGGCTCCTAACAACCCGCAGGGCAAACGAAACTCACTAACATCCCAATCGTCCAAAGTTTCTCCTAAGAGTTCTCCTAAGACTTTTGTAGCTGCCGCCGCCAAGCCAGCTCCGCTCGATGCGGGTGCCAAGTCGCGCACCAGATCACGGAAAGCTAGCAACAAGTGGTTGATCCCAACTGTGGGAGGCGCACTGTTTGCCATTGTGGCGTTGTTGGTGCTTAAATTCTCGGGCGCTCTGGAGCCCAATCCGGATCAACCACTTGCCAAACGCAACAATTCGGATCGATCCTATGTTCCCCCGCAGAATGCCACCTCCACCGCGCCACCAATAACCCTGGCGGCCAAGGGGCAGGAGACTGGCATCACGAGCTACCACGTTGTGCCGGAGAGCGAAGGAAGGCTGTGGGTCCCTCCCAGCGATCCGTCGAAAATCAATCTTGAATTGTTGCCTCCCGGTGGGCAATTGTTTCTTCGCTTTCGCCCCGCCGAAATTATGGAATCGGCGTTCCAACGCAAATTGCTGAAAGCGTTTGATAAAGAGGTCTCGCCCTGGTTGGATCGCCTCGCGCAGTTCAGCGGGCGACCCCTGGAGTCTATCGACGCAATCACGATCGCATGCTATTCGCCTGCCTCCTTGGGCAATGCGCCCCAGTATGCGTTGCGCGTCGACCTGAAAGCAGCAACTCCACTGTCCGAATTGAGCGAGAGGTGGGGCGTAACCACCAGGGAGAGTATCGGTGACCAAGAACTGCTGCTGGCTCCCACGACTGAACTTGCGTACTACGTCGCTGAACAGCCTCTAGTGCAAGCGGCGAGCGTTTCCCATTTTGCGGTGGGACCGGCGAGCTTGATGCGAGAAGCAGTCGAGTTGGCGGGAACCGCAGCACCACTTGTCTCTCAGCTCGAGAAACTTTGGAGAAGCACTAATTCGTCGCTCGACGTGAATGTACTCTTCGCCCCCACCTTCCTATTCTCGGATGGTCGAACCCTGCTCGAAAGCTTTCCTGCGCGGTTGGAACAGTTGTTGCGCGACCAGCTATCGGGGGACAAGCGAGCTGCAGCATTGCAGGTTCAGTGGCAGCCTCAACTGTACGTTGAATGGCAGGTTATCGGGCAAAGCGACCGCGATGCCGGAAAAATCTCAAGTAAACTTGCCGAGGAGATTCAAACGCTAGGCTCGCGTGTCGAGACTTGGTTCGTGGACGAGGCACCGCATCCTCACTGGCGTGCACTCGCCTTACGCTATCCACAAATGCTGCAACTGGTGAGCAGGTACACACGCGTCAGTGTGGAGGATGGAGTTGCTATCGCAAACCTTTATCTACCTAGCGACGCGTCGATCAACCTGCTGCTGGCTTCTTGGATTGCCTTGCAGCAGGGAGCTACGATCAGCGAGGGAGCAACTCAGGTATTGTCCTCCCCTACGGTTGGCAGTCCTTTCACGGTAGACCAATATTTGGAGCGGCCCATTCGCATACGATTTGACCAAGAGCCCATTGAAGTCGCGTTGCAACTGGTTGAGGAGGAGGCCAATTCGGGACTTCCCCCAGGGGCCTCGCCCATGCGTTTCGTTTTGGACGGAGATGCATTCGAATTGGCTGGAATTACGCGCAATCAACAATTGCGAGACTTTCAATTCGAATCCATTTCCGTACGTGCCGCATTGACCGAGATTGCGAAGCGCGGCAATCCAGCCACTCCTGGAACGGACCTCCGCCATCCAGACCAAAAATTGATCTGGGTGGCCACTCCCGATGCCACATCTCCCGGCAATACCATGGTATCTTTGACCACGCGTGCGGCGGCGGCCGCTGCATCGCAGAAAATACCTCAAGAGTTCGCGGCGCCCTAG
- a CDS encoding sulfatase-like hydrolase/transferase encodes MQICFRSWGLFVFLCILSPLLGHAQQRSPALRPNILWVTSEDNGPEIGCYGDEYADTPHIDGLAARGLRYTNCWSNAPVCAPARTTIISGMYPTSLGAQHMRSQVNLPEVCRLYPEYFHDLGYYCTNNSKEDYNLFTPKDLWDESSNKAHWRNRKSGQPFFAVFNFTISHESKLRTRPHKAIHSAEDVVVPPYHPDTPEVRQDWAQYYDRITEMDQQVGRVLEQLKEDGLEGDTIVFYYGDHGSGMPRGKRWLYQSGLHVPLVVHVPERFQSLVAEQYTEGGQSDRLVSFVDLMPTVLSLAGTRPPAHLQGNAFLGPYATEPQPYIYGFRDRMDERYDLSRAVRDEQYLYIRNFNPHRPQGAYLDYMFQTPTTQVWKRMFDAGELNEAQSVFWSPKPAEELFDITQDPYQIHNLADSAEHAETLVRMREANRDWMVKIRDVGLIPEGELRERVGEDNAPYDLGHDADRYDVSALYEIADLATRPTDGDISELQKRMVTPDSSSRYWVACGLLIRATQDRQRDEAVKLARGMASDPSPYARSLACETLARFGSKVDRLVALKALLRIAEPSDSGTLAAMTALNSLDWCSPSREEIGNAIGSISDTNSQLSPRYRSYLPNLVKRIESIAD; translated from the coding sequence CCAATATCCTATGGGTGACTTCCGAAGATAACGGGCCGGAAATTGGTTGCTATGGTGACGAATATGCCGATACGCCACACATTGATGGCCTAGCCGCGCGGGGCTTGAGGTACACCAACTGTTGGTCCAACGCCCCAGTCTGCGCCCCCGCTCGCACAACGATCATATCCGGCATGTATCCCACCAGTCTTGGTGCTCAACACATGCGGAGTCAAGTCAATCTGCCAGAGGTGTGCCGACTCTATCCGGAGTACTTCCATGATCTAGGGTATTACTGCACCAACAACTCGAAAGAAGATTACAACCTGTTCACCCCGAAGGATCTTTGGGACGAATCGAGCAATAAGGCTCATTGGCGAAATCGCAAGTCAGGACAACCGTTCTTCGCGGTGTTCAATTTCACCATCTCTCACGAGAGCAAGCTGCGCACCCGTCCGCACAAGGCGATTCACAGTGCAGAGGATGTCGTCGTCCCTCCCTATCATCCTGATACACCCGAAGTGCGGCAGGACTGGGCTCAGTACTATGACCGGATCACCGAGATGGATCAGCAAGTCGGGCGAGTCCTGGAGCAATTGAAAGAGGACGGGCTAGAGGGGGATACCATCGTCTTCTACTACGGTGACCATGGCAGCGGCATGCCACGTGGCAAGCGTTGGTTGTATCAAAGTGGCCTGCACGTCCCATTAGTAGTCCATGTGCCCGAGCGATTTCAGAGCTTGGTGGCCGAGCAATACACCGAGGGCGGGCAGAGCGATCGCCTCGTCAGCTTTGTAGATTTGATGCCGACCGTCTTAAGTTTAGCAGGCACGCGTCCACCAGCTCATTTGCAAGGCAATGCCTTTCTTGGCCCTTATGCTACCGAGCCTCAGCCGTACATCTATGGCTTTCGCGATCGCATGGACGAGCGCTACGACCTGTCGCGTGCGGTGCGTGACGAGCAGTACTTGTATATTCGAAATTTCAATCCCCACCGACCACAAGGTGCGTATCTCGACTACATGTTCCAAACTCCAACCACGCAGGTCTGGAAACGCATGTTTGATGCGGGAGAGCTGAACGAAGCACAAAGTGTATTTTGGTCGCCCAAGCCAGCTGAAGAGCTCTTCGATATTACTCAGGATCCGTACCAAATTCATAACCTGGCAGATTCCGCTGAACACGCAGAGACTCTAGTCCGCATGCGGGAGGCCAACCGCGATTGGATGGTGAAGATTCGCGACGTCGGGCTGATTCCTGAAGGGGAGTTGCGGGAGCGTGTGGGCGAAGACAATGCCCCCTACGACTTGGGGCACGATGCAGACCGCTATGATGTGTCGGCTCTCTATGAAATCGCTGACTTGGCGACGCGCCCAACCGATGGAGATATTTCCGAACTCCAAAAACGCATGGTGACTCCCGACAGCAGCAGTCGCTACTGGGTCGCCTGCGGGCTCTTGATCCGAGCGACTCAAGATCGACAGCGCGACGAAGCGGTCAAGTTGGCACGCGGCATGGCCTCCGATCCGTCCCCCTACGCGCGTTCGCTGGCTTGCGAAACATTAGCACGCTTTGGCAGCAAGGTAGATCGATTGGTGGCTTTGAAAGCTCTCCTACGCATCGCTGAGCCGAGTGATTCCGGAACCCTAGCAGCGATGACGGCATTGAATAGCTTGGATTGGTGCAGCCCCAGCCGCGAAGAAATTGGCAATGCGATCGGGAGCATTTCCGACACCAATTCGCAACTTTCGCCTCGCTACCGCAGCTATCTCCCCAATCTGGTGAAACGGATCGAATCGATTGCAGATTAA